A stretch of the Neodiprion lecontei isolate iyNeoLeco1 chromosome 4, iyNeoLeco1.1, whole genome shotgun sequence genome encodes the following:
- the LOC124294190 gene encoding uncharacterized protein LOC124294190 isoform X2 → MESSAVIKYKSQVLIKPEESQTINAGANGIDIEPKRTSPDDNLITDEDATQDTSDQTQQTTPDLHQRYLVETITMTTVTERRIVRELGGEDGNGGGGGGGGGVLEEGDSGAKRVSGILKNNKLANSPHSSSDSKDEGSVRFEDVSTPLAKPVSGGEDEQQQQQDNAGGKVVHKVIGVADLTEKESGEGDAAELSLTFKLGNVSLVSNSLKPNSAVRQLFPDPRFISPPPAPSKSVLPVGVEDQSREEDDPEGQKFLITTESLRLFDAVKRAKLAGVQGETDAESTTIRKTIERNALRRSLISKYEPNAKKKSLRSKEFTLEERIRQLTCLDLDDRDNESSASENTTTGDSCSEYLDFPVRTSPSGEEAKSDSSSRCVSVTTTAVSCTVSNSLQQVEVGQGNNPSPQGNLQHQSTYRKITDLFAQKKMEAAPDSTVRNLPDLGIGNKLGQQPGREYNNGGKTPIAKMNSDARKQFLASLAPLSCVAGTGIENREDYYQLSSAKMTGSGNSRDSVGGYNSDSSYSLEDIEAALRGEERNYRNAGDPPDVTRGTPTSNAGDEDSATDELLAFVEQDKTRTERIKKRYNEAEETQQQNEAEDEDDELNDYGFNRRPSVRGIKPKFGSTNEILRQLQSRSVAPGALIEAGKAGSHLSWPSYYNENEVIGDKSSSRIFLQDEEDDTYHTITDGRDSSNTINRINTMQRQIDDIYQTIAETAASVQGSVNRGSYLESTLPRSVVRPPVNGDCGQRYSPGVAGDQPKINGQHPHPLGARMLRIAGGGDTGQGTMYNTLPGKSTRRHTFGYHCEIGTVPPGLQQPPEAKCYRTMYLLPYNGMSDPTYQNIQRILPAHAAPPANYANHVDRYPYPRNNPCRKIEEPSTRYYAARPVSANPTTASLYSAQSAQLHLHLHQPVVQPDEMRVPNTLPLHHNVHSLHHQHQTPAGYGLQSVPYSACANPVVQRGAGPGGGGGGGGGYHYQLHLGRGAADVQTQTGMINALPPPCSNSSSATSSPMCAAYNNAGVVPGGPLANNAVLSSPTKIQQHHHHQQQQQRAAVCNVAERGVPEGAASAPSHDFLQNNSSNQVHAPGPIIGHSNNGPPPNTQNSVYYAMNV, encoded by the exons ATGGAGTCGAGTGCGGTGATAAAGTACAAATCACAAGTTTTGATAA AACCAGAGGAGTCACAAACTATAAATGCAGGCGCCAACGGTATCGACATCGAACCGAAACGCACCAGTCCCGATGACAATCTAATCACCGATGAAGATGCTACCCAGGACACCAGCGATCAGACCCAGCAAACAACTCCGG ATCTTCATCAGCGTTATCTAGTCGAGACAATCACGATGACAACGGTTACGGAGCGTCGGATCGTTCGCGAATTGGGTGGAGAGGACGGAAACGGTGGtggtggcggtggtggtggtggtgtcCTCGAGGAGGGCGATAGCGGCGCTAAGAGGGTTTCGGGTATCCTGAAGAACAACAAATTGGCAAACAGCCCGCATTCATCTTCGGACTCAAAGGACGAGGGCTCTGTGCGTTTCGAGGATGTGTCAACACCGCTGGCAAAGCCCGTGAGCGGCGGTGAGGAcgaacaacaacagcagcaggaTAACGCCGGTGGTAAAGTGGTACACAAGGTGATCGGAGTGGCCGATCTGACGGAGAAGGAATCCGGAGAGGGTGACGCGGCGGAATTGTCCCTGACATTTAAACTCGGAAACGTGTCCTTGGTGTCGAACAGCCTGAAGCCGAATTCCGCGGTCAGGCAGCTCTTTCCCGATCCGAGATTCATATCGCCACCTCCGGCTCCGAGCAAGTCGGTGCTTCCGGTTGGGGTCGAGGACCAGTCGCGGGAGGAGGACGATCCGGAGGGGCAAAAGTTCCTCATCACTACCGAGAGTCTGAGGCTCTTCGACGCCGTGAAGAGGGCGAAGCTGGCTGGCGTCCAGGGCGAGACCGACGCCGAATCGACTACTATACGGAAGACCATAGAGCGCAACGCCCTCAGACGGAGTCTGATATCGAAGTACGAACCGAACGCTAAGAAGAAGAGTCTTAGGTCCAAGGAGTTCACCCTCGAGGAGAGGATTCGCCAGCTTACCTGTCTCGACCTCGACGATCGCGACAACGAGAGCAGCGCTTCCGAGAACACGACCACCGGAGACAGCTGCAGCGAATACCTCGACTTTCCCGTCCGGACGTCGCCCTCCGGCGAAGAGGCCAAGAGCGACTCCTCGTCTCGCTGCGTTTCCGTCACGACGACGGCCGTCTCGTGCACCGTCTCGAACTCCCTGCAGCAGGTGGAAGTCGGTCAGGGAAACAATCCGTCGCCGCAGGGAAACCTGCAGCACCAGTCTACCTACAGAAAGATCACGGACCTGTTCGCCCAGAAGAAGATGGAGGCGGCGCCCGATTCGACGGTTAGGAATCTGCCTGACCTCGGCATCGGGAACAAACTTGGCCAGCAGCCGGGGCGCGAGTATAACAACGGGGGCAAGACTCCGATAGCTAAGATGAACTCGGACGCGCGTAAGCAGTTTTTGGCCAGTCTGGCACCGCTGTCCTGCGTCGCTGGTACGGGGATCGAGAACCGGGAGGATTACTATCAGCTGTCCTCGGCTAAGATGACCGGCTCGGGGAACAGCCGCGACTCGGTAGGCGGCTACAATTCGGACTCGTCCTACAGTCTCGAGGATATCGAAGCCGCGCTTCGGGGCGAGGAGAGGAACTACAGGAACGCCGGTGATCCGCCGGACGTGACGAGGGGAACGCCGACCAGCAACGCCGGCGACGAGGACTCGGCCACCGACGAACTCCTGGCTTTCGTTGAACAGGACAAGACGCGGACGGAACGTATAAAGAAGCGGTACAACGAAGCGGAGGAGACGCAGCAGCAGAACGAGgccgaggacgaggacgacgagCTCAACGATTACGGGTTCAACCGGCGACCGTCGGTCCGTGGCATAAAACCGAAGTTCGGTTCGACGAACGAGATTCTAAGGCAACTTCAATCCCGCAGCGTCGCGCCCGGTGCGTTGATCGAAGCCGGCAAGGCCGGGTCCCATTTGTCCTGGCCTTCGTATTACAACGAGAACGAGGTAATCGGCGATAAATCATCGTCGAGGATATTCCTccaggacgaggaggacgacaCTTATCACACGATCACCGACGGCAGGGACAGCAGCAACACGATAAATCGTATAAACACGATGCAGCGTCAGATAGACGACATATATCAGACAATCGCCGAGACCGCGGCCAGCGTTCAGGGATCCGTGAACCGCGGATCTTACCTCGAGAGTACGCTGCCCAGGTCGGTCGTCAGACCTCCGGTTAACGGTGACTGCGGTCAGAGGTACAGCCCGGGGGTTGCGGGGGATCAGCCGAAAATTAACGGTCAGCATCCGCATCCCCTGGGAGCGAGGATGCTGCGAATAGCCGGCGGCGGAGACACGGGTCAGGGTACGATGTACAACACGCTTCCGGGAAAATCTACCCGGCGTCATACCTTCGGATACCATTGCGAGATCGGCACCGTACCTCCGGGTCTGCAGCAACCGCCGGAGGCGAAGTGTTACCGCACGATGTACCTCCTTCCCTATAACGGAATGTCCGATCCCACCTACCAGAACATCCAGAGAATACTTCCGGCGCATGCCGCGCCTCCCGCGAACTACGCGAACCACGTCGATAGGTATCCCTACCCGAGGAACAATCCCTGCAGGAAAATCGAGGAGCCGTCTACCCGCTATTACGCGGCTCGTCCAGTTTCCGCCAACCCCACGACGGCCTCGCTCTACTCCGCGCAGTCGGCCCAACTTCATCTTCATCTGCATCAGCCGGTCGTCCAGCCGGATGAAATGCGCGTCCCTAACACGCTTCCTCTGCACCACAACGTCCATTCCCTTCATCACCAGCACCAAACTCCGGCCGGTTACGGCCTCCAGTCTGTCCCTTATTCGGCATGCGCCAACCCGGTTGTACAACGTGGCGCTGGTCCCGGGGGAgggggtggaggtggaggaggataCCATTATCAGCTGCACTTGGGACGCGGAGCAGCCGATGTCCAGACGCAAACCGGGATGATAAACGCCCTGCCACCGCCCTGTTCGAACTCCTCTTCGGCGACATCCTCGCCGATGTGCGCAGCCTACAACAACGCCGGCGTCGTACCGGGCGGACCTCTTGCCAACAACGCGGTATTGTCGTCGCCGACCAAGATCCAGCAGCACCATCACcatcagcaacagcagcaacgcGCCGCCGTCTGCAACGTCGCCGAACGCGGCGTTCCCGAGGGTGCCGCAAGCGCGCCGTCCCATGATTTTTTGCAGAATAATTCGAGCAACCAGGTTCATGCTCCCGGCCCGATAATCGGACATTCGAACAACGGACCGCCCCCGAATACGCAGAATTCCGTTTACTACGCGATGAACGTTTAG
- the LOC107219592 gene encoding cdc42 homolog: MQTIKCVVVGDGAVGKTCLLISYTTNKFPSEYVPTVFDNYAVTVMIGGEPYTLGLFDTAGQEDYDRLRPLSYPQTDVFLVCFSVVSPSSFENVKEKWVPEITHHCQKTPFLLVGTQIDLRDDAVTIEKLAKNKQKPITGEQGEKLAKELKAVKYVECSALTQKGLKNVFDEAILAALEPPEPVRRRKCVLL, encoded by the exons ATGCAGACAATAAAATGTGTTGTGGTCGGTGATGGAGCCGTGGGTAAAACTTGCCTCCTTATTTCGTACACCACAAATAAATTCCCCTCCGAGTATGTGCCAACTGTATTCGATAATTATGCAGTTACGGTTATGATCGGTGGAGAACCATATACCTTGGGATTATTTGATACCGCTG GCCAAGAGGATTATGACAGACTACGACCACTGAGTTATCCTCAAACGGATGTGTTTCTAGTTTGTTTTTCAGTCGTCTCCCCATCttcatttgaaaatgttaaagagaag TGGGTACCAGAGATAACGCACCACTGTCAGAAGACGCCTTTCCTATTGGTCGGAACTCAAATCGATTTGCGAGATGATGCAGTAACTATTGAAAAGcttgcaaaaaataaacaaaaaccgatAACAGGAGAACAAGGAGAAAAGTTGGCCAAGGAGCTTAAGGCTGTGAAATACGTCGAGTGCAGTGCTCTAACGCAA AAAGGATTGAAGAACGTGTTCGATGAAGCAATCCTGGCTGCACTTGAACCTCCAGAACCTGTTAGGAGAAGAAAGTGTGTCCTTTTGTAG
- the LOC107219576 gene encoding sodium/potassium/calcium exchanger 4 isoform X2 gives MGSRKLLWMDSADPLLGTANCSAPAIQEFPPDGFTREQRQHGFVAIHFAIASYLFLLLAVVCDDFFVPSIKMICDKLGMTEDVAGATFMAAATSSPELFINIVGTFVTEGDLGVGTIVGSAVFNILAVPACCGLFATQVLKLDWWPISRDSLAYAVTVVLLILTLRDGRIEWYEALILVIFYLVYICAMIFNRRLGAFIKGLCGRKTMFKNLSEESPLLVTEKAKSSSLIYNMDDDTEEDEIVNLTQWPEAGWEKVWWFLTWPINLMLLITVPDCRRPSLRTWYPYTFAMCIVWIGSMSYIVSWLITIIGDTLEIPDSVMGLTFLAAGMSVPEAVSSVIVTNQGHGSMGISNSIGSNIFDVLLCLGLPWFVKAAFLPQFPGENFVKINSEGLVYSSVSLLSTLVILYGAFICNKFKLDRKVGIYCLVMYAAFLILASLIELNIFFPVNLPTCIH, from the exons ATGG GATCTCGGAAGCTCCTGTGGATGGACAGCGCGGATCCTCTACTCGGAACTGCCAACTGCTCAGCACCGGCTATTCAAGAATTTCCACCGGACGGTTTCACACGGGAACAACGCCAGCACGGATTTGTTGCCATTCATTTCGCCATAGCTTCGtacctcttcctcctcctcgccGTCGTCTGCGACGATTTCTTCGTACCATCGATCAAAATGATATGCGACA AATTGGGAATGACCGAGGATGTCGCAGGAGCGACCTTCATGGCCGCGGCTACATCCAGTCCCGAATTGTTCATCAACATAGTGGGGACCTTCGTCACGGAAGGAGATCTCGGGGTTGGGACGATCGTCGGGTCTGCGGTCTTCAACATCCTTGCTGTACCCGCCTGTTGCGGGCTGTTTGCAACCCAG GTTTTAAAGCTGGACTGGTGGCCGATAAGCCGCGACTCATTGGCATACGCAGTCACCGTTGTGCTACTCATCCTGACCCTTCGAGACGGTCGCATTGAGTGGTACGAGGCTCTGATTCTCGTTATCTTCTACCTTGTGTACATTTGCG CCATGATATTCAACCGCCGACTTGGCGCCTTTATAAAGGGATTATGTGGGCGGAAaacaatgtttaaaaatttatcggaAGAAAGTCCGCTCCTTGTAACAG AAAAAGCGAAGAGCAGCTCCTTAATTTACAACATGGATGACGATACGGAAG AGGACGAGATAGTGAATCTGACACAATGGCCCGAGGCTGGATGGGAGAAGGTTTGGTGGTTCCTGACGTGGCCCATCAACCTGATGCTCTTAATTACAGTACCTGATTGCAGGCGACCTTCCTTAAGGACTTGGTACCCGTACACCTTCGCGATGTGCATTGTATGGATCGGTTCCATGTCCTACATTGTGTCGTGGCTCATAACTATTATTG GTGATACTCTAGAAATCCCTGACTCGGTAATGGGGTTGACCTTCTTAGCTGCAGGAATGAGCGTACCTGAAGCTGTGTCAAGTGTGATCGTGACCAATCAAG GTCACGGATCTATGGGGATAAGCAATTCGATAGGATCGAACATCTTCGACGTACTGCTATGCCTTGGCCTGCCCTGGTTTGTAAAGGCGGCCTTTTTGCCCCAGTTTCCCGGTGAGAACTTCGTGAAAATAAACTCCGAGGGACTCGTCTATAGTTCTGTCTCTCTTCTCTCTACGCTAGTAATACTATACGGTGCTTTTATATGCAATAAGTTTAAGCTCGATCGTAAGGTTGGCATTTACTGTCTCGTCATGTATGCTGCATTTCTGATCCTCGCATCTCTAATCGAACTCAATATTTTCTTCCCAGTTAATTTACCCACGTGTATTCACTGA
- the LOC107219576 gene encoding sodium/potassium/calcium exchanger 4 isoform X1: protein MARRHRHMVGCRILLVLVIPSMYFLCVSISHLIATESGPENQDTLGSRKLLWMDSADPLLGTANCSAPAIQEFPPDGFTREQRQHGFVAIHFAIASYLFLLLAVVCDDFFVPSIKMICDKLGMTEDVAGATFMAAATSSPELFINIVGTFVTEGDLGVGTIVGSAVFNILAVPACCGLFATQVLKLDWWPISRDSLAYAVTVVLLILTLRDGRIEWYEALILVIFYLVYICAMIFNRRLGAFIKGLCGRKTMFKNLSEESPLLVTEKAKSSSLIYNMDDDTEEDEIVNLTQWPEAGWEKVWWFLTWPINLMLLITVPDCRRPSLRTWYPYTFAMCIVWIGSMSYIVSWLITIIGDTLEIPDSVMGLTFLAAGMSVPEAVSSVIVTNQGHGSMGISNSIGSNIFDVLLCLGLPWFVKAAFLPQFPGENFVKINSEGLVYSSVSLLSTLVILYGAFICNKFKLDRKVGIYCLVMYAAFLILASLIELNIFFPVNLPTCIH from the exons ATGGCCAGGCGACACAGACATATGGTGGGATGCAGGATCCTTTTGGTCCTGGTCATCCCGTCGATGTACTTTCTCTGCGTCAGTATTTCACACCTCATTGCCACCGAGTCAGGTCCAGAAAATCAGGACACGTTGG GATCTCGGAAGCTCCTGTGGATGGACAGCGCGGATCCTCTACTCGGAACTGCCAACTGCTCAGCACCGGCTATTCAAGAATTTCCACCGGACGGTTTCACACGGGAACAACGCCAGCACGGATTTGTTGCCATTCATTTCGCCATAGCTTCGtacctcttcctcctcctcgccGTCGTCTGCGACGATTTCTTCGTACCATCGATCAAAATGATATGCGACA AATTGGGAATGACCGAGGATGTCGCAGGAGCGACCTTCATGGCCGCGGCTACATCCAGTCCCGAATTGTTCATCAACATAGTGGGGACCTTCGTCACGGAAGGAGATCTCGGGGTTGGGACGATCGTCGGGTCTGCGGTCTTCAACATCCTTGCTGTACCCGCCTGTTGCGGGCTGTTTGCAACCCAG GTTTTAAAGCTGGACTGGTGGCCGATAAGCCGCGACTCATTGGCATACGCAGTCACCGTTGTGCTACTCATCCTGACCCTTCGAGACGGTCGCATTGAGTGGTACGAGGCTCTGATTCTCGTTATCTTCTACCTTGTGTACATTTGCG CCATGATATTCAACCGCCGACTTGGCGCCTTTATAAAGGGATTATGTGGGCGGAAaacaatgtttaaaaatttatcggaAGAAAGTCCGCTCCTTGTAACAG AAAAAGCGAAGAGCAGCTCCTTAATTTACAACATGGATGACGATACGGAAG AGGACGAGATAGTGAATCTGACACAATGGCCCGAGGCTGGATGGGAGAAGGTTTGGTGGTTCCTGACGTGGCCCATCAACCTGATGCTCTTAATTACAGTACCTGATTGCAGGCGACCTTCCTTAAGGACTTGGTACCCGTACACCTTCGCGATGTGCATTGTATGGATCGGTTCCATGTCCTACATTGTGTCGTGGCTCATAACTATTATTG GTGATACTCTAGAAATCCCTGACTCGGTAATGGGGTTGACCTTCTTAGCTGCAGGAATGAGCGTACCTGAAGCTGTGTCAAGTGTGATCGTGACCAATCAAG GTCACGGATCTATGGGGATAAGCAATTCGATAGGATCGAACATCTTCGACGTACTGCTATGCCTTGGCCTGCCCTGGTTTGTAAAGGCGGCCTTTTTGCCCCAGTTTCCCGGTGAGAACTTCGTGAAAATAAACTCCGAGGGACTCGTCTATAGTTCTGTCTCTCTTCTCTCTACGCTAGTAATACTATACGGTGCTTTTATATGCAATAAGTTTAAGCTCGATCGTAAGGTTGGCATTTACTGTCTCGTCATGTATGCTGCATTTCTGATCCTCGCATCTCTAATCGAACTCAATATTTTCTTCCCAGTTAATTTACCCACGTGTATTCACTGA